ACAAAAAGCCTACGCCTGTTCAAATTGTTAACGTTGATTACCCCAAACGAAGCGCAGCCGTGATAAAGGAGGCCTACTTTAAGCAGGCATCTACAACTGATTATAATGGCGTATACAAAGGCAGATATGTGGATTTTGAAGCGAAGGAAACAAAAAACAAAACAGCTTTTCCATTAAGTAACTTTCATCAACATCAAATTGAACATATGAAACAAGTTCATGAGCATAACGGAATATGCTTTGTGCTTTTACGTTTTTCAATCACTGACGAAGTTTTCTTAATGGATGCCGCTATGCTCTTTTCCCACTGGGAAACAATGAAAAATGGTGGAAGAAAATCCATAAAAAAAGAAGAGATTGAAAAGCAGGGAACGCTTATTCCTTATACCTATCAACCGCGCATTGACTATATCAAAATTATTGATAAAATGTACTTCAGTTATTAAACAATTGGTTTTAATTCATAAAATGAAGGATTCATTCGAATCCTATTAACAGTACAGGCTTGAAAGGCAGGAATATTCATGAGTGAATATCAATCACGTCAAGAACGACGTAAATCAAATGACAAGAAAAAGAAGTCCCCGAAGAAAGCTGGGAAGAAAGGCATTTTCAAAAAAATCTTTCTAACCCTCGTTATTTTGTTTTTAGTTGGTTTAGTTGCTGGAGGAATCACCTCTATTGCTTATATCAACAATGCACCAGAGCTAGATCCAGAAAAGCTTA
The sequence above is drawn from the Pseudalkalibacillus hwajinpoensis genome and encodes:
- the recU gene encoding Holliday junction resolvase RecU; translated protein: MPIRYPNGKPYVPSAQNQLASQKQKTYSNRGMTLEEDINHSNTYYLSTGKAVIHKKPTPVQIVNVDYPKRSAAVIKEAYFKQASTTDYNGVYKGRYVDFEAKETKNKTAFPLSNFHQHQIEHMKQVHEHNGICFVLLRFSITDEVFLMDAAMLFSHWETMKNGGRKSIKKEEIEKQGTLIPYTYQPRIDYIKIIDKMYFSY